The Aureimonas mangrovi genome includes a region encoding these proteins:
- the flgG gene encoding flagellar basal-body rod protein FlgG codes for MRALAIAATGMNAQQTNVEVIANNIANINTTGFKRARAEFTDLLYQIERMQGVPARGGENVVPEGAQIGLGVRTAAVRNVHLQGALDQTGNQLDVAINGKGWFQIEGPGGETLYTRNGAFNKNDEGQLVTLDGFQVDPAINVPIEAIEVIINESGQVFARLDGQEDQELGQLTLVNFANEPGLSAQGGGLFRETLASGAPVAGVPGDPSYGTLRQGYLEDSNVDPVREISELISAQRAYEMNSKVIQAADEMAGTVSKGIR; via the coding sequence ATGCGAGCCCTTGCCATTGCCGCGACCGGCATGAACGCGCAGCAGACCAACGTGGAGGTGATCGCCAACAACATCGCGAACATCAACACGACGGGCTTCAAGCGTGCCCGCGCCGAGTTCACCGACCTTCTCTACCAGATCGAGCGCATGCAGGGCGTGCCCGCCCGCGGCGGCGAGAACGTCGTTCCGGAGGGCGCACAGATCGGTCTCGGCGTGCGCACGGCGGCCGTGCGCAACGTCCACCTGCAGGGCGCGCTGGACCAGACCGGCAACCAGCTCGACGTCGCCATCAACGGCAAGGGCTGGTTCCAGATCGAGGGACCGGGCGGCGAGACCCTCTACACGCGCAACGGCGCCTTCAACAAGAACGACGAGGGCCAGCTCGTCACGCTCGACGGCTTCCAGGTCGACCCCGCGATCAACGTGCCGATCGAAGCGATCGAGGTCATCATCAACGAATCCGGTCAGGTCTTCGCTCGCCTCGACGGACAGGAGGACCAGGAGCTCGGACAGCTCACGCTCGTCAACTTCGCCAACGAACCGGGCCTTTCGGCGCAGGGCGGCGGACTCTTCCGCGAGACGCTCGCTTCGGGTGCGCCGGTGGCGGGCGTTCCGGGCGATCCGAGCTACGGCACGCTGCGCCAGGGCTATCTGGAGGATTCCAACGTCGATCCGGTGCGCGAGATCTCCGAACTGATCTCGGCCCAGCGCGCCTACGAGATGAACTCCAAGGTCATCCAGGCGGCCGACGAGATGGCCGGAACCGTCTCCAAGGGGATCCGCTGA
- a CDS encoding flagellar hook-basal body complex protein FliE translates to MIPAIGSTLPRFDITPVGGAAFPSATLPGAAAGAGADFSSVMSQVAADAVNGLKAAEQVSIQGVQGSASTQAVVEAVMNAERTLQTAVAVRDKVVSAYLELSRMAI, encoded by the coding sequence ATGATCCCCGCCATCGGCTCAACCCTGCCGCGCTTCGATATCACCCCCGTCGGCGGTGCCGCCTTCCCGTCGGCGACCCTGCCGGGTGCGGCCGCCGGAGCGGGCGCGGACTTCTCCTCGGTCATGTCGCAGGTCGCGGCCGACGCGGTGAACGGCCTGAAGGCGGCCGAGCAGGTCTCGATCCAGGGCGTGCAGGGCAGCGCCTCCACGCAGGCCGTCGTCGAGGCCGTGATGAACGCGGAGCGCACGCTCCAGACCGCCGTCGCCGTCCGCGACAAGGTGGTCTCCGCCTATCTCGAACTGTCCCGCATGGCGATCTGA
- the flgA gene encoding flagellar basal body P-ring formation chaperone FlgA: MSARATRERLLAALYGAAVLLFSLFLLAVPVRAFSAEIDLPVPTAVVYPGQSILDRGVIDARFSVPGASLSSYVVERGMLRDKIARRTLLPGKPIMLSDLKSPDIVRAGVPTNIVYREPGLMISAVGLPLASAGEGDMVRVRNVDSGVTISGLVSRDGTIEIVD; the protein is encoded by the coding sequence ATGAGCGCCCGCGCCACGCGCGAGAGGCTTCTGGCCGCGCTCTACGGCGCGGCCGTCCTTCTCTTCTCGCTGTTCCTGCTCGCCGTTCCGGTCCGGGCGTTTTCGGCCGAGATCGACCTGCCGGTGCCGACTGCGGTCGTCTATCCCGGCCAGAGCATCCTCGATCGTGGCGTCATCGACGCGCGCTTCTCGGTGCCCGGCGCCAGCCTTTCCTCCTACGTGGTAGAGCGTGGCATGCTGCGCGACAAGATCGCGCGCCGCACGCTCCTGCCCGGCAAGCCGATCATGCTCTCCGACCTGAAGTCGCCCGACATCGTGCGCGCGGGCGTTCCCACCAACATCGTCTACCGCGAGCCCGGCCTGATGATCTCGGCCGTCGGCCTGCCGCTCGCCTCGGCGGGCGAGGGCGACATGGTGCGGGTGCGCAACGTGGATTCGGGCGTCACCATCTCCGGCCTCGTCTCGCGCGACGGCACGATCGAGATCGTCGACTGA